The Apium graveolens cultivar Ventura chromosome 11, ASM990537v1, whole genome shotgun sequence genome has a window encoding:
- the LOC141698309 gene encoding putative glucan 1,3-alpha-glucosidase, producing MMKYTHNLYLYLILLLLIVPHFTTVFSWKKEEFRNCNQTPFCKRARSRKPSSCNLIATHVSISDGDLKALLVPKNQENQEEIQENQENQENQENEKRLELSNKPLVLSLSVYSDGILRLKIDEDPSLDPVKKRFEVPDVIEPEFFDKKLWLESADEKGGENVVYLDGENVVVLRNDPFEILVRGKDGRNVLSLNSHGLFDFEQLREKKEGEDWEERWKGHTDRRPFGPQSISFDVSFYDVSFVYGIPEHATSLALKPTRGPGVEDSEPYRLFNLDVFEYLHESPFGLYGSIPFMLGHGNRGTSGFFWLNAAEMQIDVLKEGWDAESSIALPSGQSRIDTFWMSEAGIVDAFFFVGPGPKDVVRQYTSVTGTPALPQLFATGYHQCRWNYRDEEDVQNVDSKFDEHDIPYDVLWLDIEHTDGKKYFTWDRVLFPNPENMQKSLAAKGRKMVTIVDPHIKRDNSYHIHKEATEKGYYVKDSNGNDYDGWCWPGSSSYIDMVNPEIRSWWGEKFSYQEYVGSTPSLYIWNDMNEPSVFNGPEISMPRDALHYGNVEHRELHNAYGYYFHMATSGGLVKRENGNDRPFVLSRAFFPGSQRYGAVWTGDNTAEWEQLRVSVPMILTLGLTGLSFSGADVGGFFGNPEPELLLRWYQVGAYYPFFRAHAHHDTKRREPWLFGERKTELIREAIHIRYMLLPYFYTLFREANVSGTPVVRPLWMEFPSDEGTFGTDEAFMVGNSILVQGIYTEGAKHVSVYLPGGQSWYDLRTGTAYTGGVTHKLEVSEEAIPAFQRAGTIIPRKDRFRRSSKQMENDPYTLVIALNSSREAEGELYVDDGKSFAFEQGAYIHRRFVFSNGKLTSLNIAPSTLGKSQSVTDCTVERIILLGHSTGHKGALVEPSNQKAEVEDGPLMLRPGRSSSVPTIRKPGVRITDDWTIKIL from the exons ATGATGAAATACACACACAATTTGTATCTATATCTTATTCTTCTTTTACTTATAGTTCCTCATTTCACCACTGTGTTTTCTTGGAAAAAAGAGGAATTTAGGAATTGTAATCAGACCCCATTTTGTAAAAGAGCTCGATCTCGAAAACCCAGTTCTTGTAATTTGATTGCAACCCATGTTTCGATCAGTGATGGAGATCTAAAGGCCCTGTTGGTGCccaaaaatcaagaaaatcaagaggaaattcaagaaaatcaagaaaatcaagaaaatcaagaaaatgaAAAAAGGTTGGAACTTTCTAATAAGCCTTTGGTTTTGAGCttatctgtttattctgatgGTATATTGAGGTTAAAGATTGATGAAGATCCTAGTTTGGATCCTGTTAAGAAGAGATTTGAGGTGCCTGATGTGATCGAACCGGAGTTTTTCGATAAGAAGCTTTGGTTAGAGAGTGCGGATGAAAAGGGTGGGGAGAATGTTGTTTATTTGGATGGTGAAAATGTGGTTGTTTTACGAAATGACCCTTTTGAGATTTTGGTGAGGGGGAAAGATGGGAGGAATGTATTGAGTTTGAATTCACATGGGTTGTTTGATTTCGAGCAATTGAGGGAGAAGAAAGAAGGGGAGGATTGGGAGGAAAGGTGGAAAGGGCATACGGATAGGAGGCCGTTTGGACCTCAATCGATAAGTTTTGATGTGTCGTTTTATGATGTTAGTTTTGTTTATGGGATTCCGGAACATGCTACTAGTCTTGCATTGAAGCCTACTAGGGGTCCTGGTGTTGAGGATTCGGAGCCGTATAGGTTGTTTAATTTGGATGTGTTTGAGTATTTACATGAGTCGCCGTTTGGGCTTTATGGGTCGATTCCGTTTATGCTTGGGCATGGGAATAGGGGGACTTCTGGGTTTTTTTGGTTGAATGCTGCGGAAATGCAGATTGATGTTCTTAAAGAAGGGTGGGATGCAGAGTCGTCGATTGCGCTTCCTTCGGGTCAGAGTAGGATTGATACGTTTTGGATGAGTGAGGCGGGGATTGTTGATGCGTTCTTTTTTGTCGGTCCTGGACCTAAAGATGTTGTTAGGCAGTATACGAGTGTGACTGGAACACCGGCATTGCCACAGCTTTTTGCTACGGGTTATCATCAGTGTAGGTGGAATTATAGGGACGAGGAAGATGTTCAAAATGTAGATTCCAAGTTTGATGAACATGATATTCCCTATGATGTCTTATGGCTTGATATCGAGCACACGGATGGAAAGAAGTACTTTACGTGGGATAGGGTGCTTTTCCCTAATCCAGAAAATATGCAGAAAAGTTTGGCTGCAAAGGGTAGGAAAATGGTTACCATCGTAGATCCTCACATAAAGAGGGACAATTCATATCACATTCATAAGGAAGCTACCGAGAAAGGGTATTATGTTAAGGATTCAAATGGTAATGATTATGATGGTTGGTGCTGGCCTGGCTCCTCATCTTACATTGATATGGTGAATCCTGAGATCAGGTCATGGTGGGGTGAGAAGTTCTCATACCAGGAATACGTCGGTTCAACTCCTTCCTTGTACATCTGGAACGATATGAATGAACCTTCTGTGTTTAATGGTCCTGAG ATCTCAATGCCTCGAGATGCTTTGCACTATGGAAATGTTGAACACCGAGAATTGCATAATGCCTATGGTTACTACTTTCACATGGCTACATCTGGGGGACTTGTAAAACGAGAAAATGGCAATGACAGGCCGTTTGTTTTGTCAAGGGCATTTTTCCCTGGAAGCCAGAGGTATGGTGCAGTTTGGACAGGAGATAACACAGCAGAATGGGAGCAGCTAAGAGTCTCGGTTCCAATGATTTTAACACTTGGTCTTACTGGACTTTCATTCTCAG GCGCTGATGTTGGTGGCTTCTTTGGAAATCCTGAGCCTGAGTTATTACTTCGTTGGTATCAAGTAGGTGCCTACTATCCCTTTTTTAGGGCCCATGCACATCATGACACCAAGAGACGAGAACCCTGGTTATTTGG AGAGCGCAAGACTGAGCTAATCAGAGAAGCCATACATATTCGGTACATGTTACTTCCTTATTTCTACACATTGTTCCGAGAGGCAAATGTGAGTGGAACCCCTGTAGTTCGGCCTCTTTGGATGGAATTTCCTTCCGATGAAGGTACCTTTGGCACTGATGAAGCTTTCATGGTTGGCAATAGTATTTTAGTCCAAGGAATCTATACTGAG GGTGCTAAACATGTATCAGTATATTTACCGGGAGGACAATCATGGTATGATCTGAGAACTGGAACAGCATACACGGGAGGAGTTACTCACAAGCTAGAGGTATCAGAAGAGGCCATCCCTGCTTTCCAGCGGGCTGGAACTATCATTCCGAGGAAAGATCGTTTCCGTAGAAGCTCCAAACAAATGGAAAATGACCCATATACTTTA GTGATAGCTCTTAATAGCTCTCGTGAAGCTGAAGGCGAGCTTTATGTTGATGATGGCAAGAGCTTTGCATTTGAGCAAGGAGCTTACATCCATCGCCGGTTTGTATTCTCAAATGGAAAGCTCACATCTTTGAACATTGCACCTTCTACTCTCGGAAAAAGTCAATCTGTCACAGATTGTACTGTTGAGAGGATTATACTTCTTGGACACTCAACTGGACATAAAGGTGCCCTCGTTGAACCTTCGAATCAGAAGGCTGAAGTAGAAGATGGGCCCCTAATGCTTCGACCAGGACGGAGCTCATCTGTACCAACAATCCGCAAGCCTGGTGTACGGATCACAGATGATTGGACTATAaagattttgtaa
- the LOC141696450 gene encoding protein FAR1-RELATED SEQUENCE 5-like — protein sequence MRDETEISYKWVLKTWLEAVGNKPPLTIITDQDIALGNAIAEILPDTKHILCSWHISNKFPEILSALYTQYPEFKGDFNDCLYKSLSPTEFVGKWEVLVDKYGLENYIWLNDMYAIKDKWIRTYTKQHFSAGMTTTSRSDSMNSFFDEYVKASTGLKEFIENSQKALETQILNEVKADYETEYKERRLIFNSALENHASSIYTKEMFRQFQNELRKSTSYVVNSCKDGYNYMWKLYLVENYNVPENLRRRCRVMVSLEGNIDRECKKFEHSGMLCKHILRYLDKK from the coding sequence ATGCGGGATGAGACGGAGATTTCATATAAATGGGTTTTAAAGACATGGTTGGAAGCCGTCGGAAACAAACCTCCCCTCACTATTATTACGGATCAAGATATAGCATTGGGAAATGCTATTGCCGAGATTTTGCCGGATACCAAGCACATATTATGTTCGTGGCACATAAGTAATAAATTTCCCGAAATATTGTCGGCTTTGTACACACAATATCCGGAATTTAAAGGGGATTTTAATGATTGTTTGTACAAGTCGTTGTCACCCACGGAATTTGTTGGTAAGTGGGAGGTTTTGGTTGATAAGTATGGACTCGAGAATTATATTTGGCTAAACGATATGTATGCCATAAAAGATAAATGGATTCGTACTTACACAAAACAACATTTCTCCGCCGGTATGACCACCACCTCAAGAAGCGATTCCATGAATTCATTTTTTGACGAGTATGTGAAAGCTTCAACCGGGTtgaaagaattcattgagaattCACAAAAGGCTTTGGAAACACAAATTCTTAATGAGGTTAAAGCCGACTACGAGACCGAGTATAAGGAAAGGAGATTGATATTTAATTCCGCCTTAGAAAATCATGCTTCTTCTATTTACACAAAAGAAATGTTTAGACAATTTCAAAATGAGCTTAGAAAAAGCACATCTTATGTGGTAAATAGTTGCAAAGATGGTTACAATTACATGTGGAAGTTGTATTTAGTTGAGAATTATAATGTGCCGGAGAATCTTAGAAGAAGGTGTCGGGTAATGGTTTCTTTGGAAGGAAATATTGATCGTGAATGTAAAAAATTTGAACATTCCGGGATGCTTTGCAAACATATCCTACGCTATCTTGACAAGAAATAA
- the LOC141697626 gene encoding uncharacterized protein LOC141697626 — MATSLNISISLNPNFKPTTIPIISPHTLSFNSNPRKPTSNSLQFTCLAAKQSTNPVNKKRKKKPSSDYNNNKSSSSSSSKKKNDVYKGFSVSEFVENDEDEEVDEEVEAYQSMPKPPAGFVVDEQGKVVLVSNKRIVTIVDSTNNYPLDCVVRRVFKSSRGDDCLLLCPVDMPVQIMKSTNFEGWSAVSDEEVEALLPTAAYALAKIHMHLIHSGFCYTARGGFCYTEDNIFEFGTDDGEDVDGLPNEGVEITFFHLDGSHYMIYTPSDPLLFVATKDQDGCLQIADDELLEDPATISAIDEETEFNALVEEEAALLESLFGER, encoded by the exons ATGGCAACATCTTTAAACATATCAATCTCactaaaccctaatttcaaacCCACAACAATCCCAATTATCTCACCACACACACTCTCATTCAACTCAAACCCTAGAAAACCTACATCAAATTCACTTCAGTTCACCTGTCTCGCCGCCAAACAGAGCACTAATCCGGTCAATAAGAAGCGCAAAAAGAAGCCTAGCAGTGATTATAACAACAATAagagtagtagtagtagtagtagtaagAAGAAGAATGATGTTTATAAAGGTTTTAGTGTAAGTGAATTTGTCGAAAATGATGAGGATGAGGAGGTGGATGAGGAGGTGGAGGCTTATCAGTCGATGCCGAAACCGCCAGCTGGATTTGTTGTGGATGAGCAAGGGAAAGTGGTTTTGGTTTCGAATAAGCGGATTGTCACCATT GTTGATTCCACCAATAATTACCCATTAGACTGTGTCGTCAGAAGAGTTTTCAAAAGTTCCAGAGGAGACGACTGTTTGCTTCTTTGCCCAGTTGATAT GCCTGTTCAGATAATGAAGAGTACAAATTTTGAGGGATGGTCAGCT GTCAGTGATGAAGAAGTCGAAGCCCTTCTTCCCACGGCAGCTTATGCACTTGCTAAGATACACATGCACCTGATACACAGCGG GTTTTGCTATACGGCTAGAGGAGGATTCTGCTATACAGAGGATAACATATTTGAATTTGGTACAG ATGACGGTGAAGATGTAGATGGTTTGCCAAATGAAGGCGTTGAAATTACGTTCTTTCATCTG GATGGTTCTCATTACATGATCTACACACCTTCAGATCCACTACTGTTTGTTGCCACAAAG GATCAGGATGGGTGCTTGCAAATTGCTGATGAT GAGCTTTTGGAGGACCCTGCTACGATAAGTGCCATAGACGAGGAAACCGAATTTAATGCATTAGTT GAAGAAGAGGCTGCCCTGCTAGAGTCATTGTTTGGCGAAAGATAA